A stretch of the Thunnus thynnus chromosome 7, fThuThy2.1, whole genome shotgun sequence genome encodes the following:
- the LOC137186889 gene encoding odorant receptor 131-2-like encodes MADNNSLVGGQPLLRKLNYRVILVQVLVTLFLYINFLLITTFFMKHFFYTTMRYILFANTLLSDCLILILTNTLLIMSYFPFTIQTWLCLIIYIVLSLYTFVTPVTLTTMTLERFVAICMPLRHAELCSTRRALHCILIIHSLSSIPCIVFLSIFFASATHSFYSQDRICSVEAFTIHRWQGHLRSAISQFYFSIMFITIVISYIKIMKVAKAASGENKKSTWKGLRTVILHAFQLLLCLIQLWCPVIEAAILQIDFMLYIDVRYFNYITFILVPRCLSPLIYGLRDDKFFLALKYYALCGLYKKKSLDFSS; translated from the coding sequence ATGGCTGATAATAACTCACTGGTTGGTGGTCAACCCTTATTGCGAAAGCTCAATTATCGGGTCATTTTAGTTCAGGTTTTGGTGACATTGTTCCTTTATATCAACTTTCTGCTGATCACAACCTTTTTTATGAAGCATTTCTTCTACACAACCATGCGCTACATCTTATTTGCTAATACATtactgtctgattgtctgattTTAATTTTGACAAATACCTTGCTGATCATGAGCTATTTTCCTTTTACTATACAGACGTGGTTGTGTCTTATTATATacattgttttgtctctgtacACTTTCGTCACACCAGTTACTCTGACAACAATGACCCTGGAGCGATTTGTGGCCATTTGCATGCCCCTGCGGCATGCAGAGCTGTGTTCCACACGCAGAGCCCTGCACTGCATCCTCATCATTCACAGCCTCAGCTCCATACCCTgcattgtttttctctccatcttctttGCATCTGCTACCCACAGCTTCTACAGCCAGGACAGAATATGCTCTGTGGAGGCATTCACAATTCACAGGTGGCAGGGTCATCTTAGGTCAGCTATAAGTCAGTTTTACTTCTCTATCATGTTTATAACCATTGTGATCTCctatattaaaataatgaaagtgGCGAAAGCTGCATCAGGAGAGAATAAAAAGTCAACATGGAAAGGGCTCAGGACAGTTATTCTTCATGCTTTCCAGCTGCTCCTCTGTCTCATCCAGTTATGGTGCCCTGTTATAGAAGCTGCTATACTTCAGATTGATTTCATGTTGTACATTGATGTCagatactttaactacattacTTTTATTCTTGTTCCAAGATGTCTGAGTCCTCTCATTTATGGCCTCAGAGATGACAAGTTTTTTCTTGCACTGAAATATTATGCTCTCTGTGGCTTGTACAAGAAAAAATCTTTAGATTTTTCCTCTTGA